In Lemur catta isolate mLemCat1 chromosome 1, mLemCat1.pri, whole genome shotgun sequence, one DNA window encodes the following:
- the EID1 gene encoding EP300-interacting inhibitor of differentiation 1 produces the protein MSEMAELSELYEESSDLQMDVMPGEGDLPQMEVGSGSRDPPLRPSRNGAPPQLEEEGPMEEEAAQPMAAPAGKRGLANGPNPGGQPGPDFESEDEGEEFDDWEDDYDYPEEEQLSGAGYRVSAALEEANKMFLRTSRAREAALDGGFQMHYEKTPFDQLAFIEELFSLMVVNRLTEELGCDEIIDRE, from the coding sequence ATGTCGGAAATGGCTGAGCTGTCCGAGCTGTATGAAGAGAGCAGTGACCTGCAGATGGATGTGATGCCTGGCGAGGGTGACCTTCCGCAGATGGAGGTAGGCAGCGGGAGCCGAGACCCACCCCTGCGTCCCTCCCGCAACGGGGCCCCGCCGCAGCTCGAGGAGGAAGGCCCAATGGAGGAGGAGGCGGCCCAGCCAATGGCGGCGCCGGCGGGGAAACGGGGCCTCGCTAACGGGCCCAACCCCGGGGGGCAGCCGGGCCCAGACTTCGAGAGCGAGGACGAGGGCGAGGAATTTGATGACTGGGAGGACGACTACGACTATCCGGAAGAGGAGCAGCTGAGTGGTGCCGGCTACAGAGTATCAGCGGCCCTTGAAGAAGCCAACAAGATGTTTCTGAGAACATCCAGAGCAAGAGAAGCAGCCCTGGATGGCGGGTTTCAGATGCATTACGAGAAGACCCCGTTTGATCAGTTAGCTTTTATCGAAGAGCTTTTCTCACTTATGGTCGTCAATCGTCTGACCGAAGAACTCGGCTGTGATGAAATTATTGATAGAGAGTAG